Proteins encoded together in one Otariodibacter oris window:
- the cpdA gene encoding 3',5'-cyclic-AMP phosphodiesterase, with amino-acid sequence MKGAYELPSASPIVRILQITDPHLFATPDGQLLGVPTVKSFQAVLDAIQKEAFDYEIILATGDLVQDHNREAYHRFGQMVKQLKKPLFWIEGNHDLQPQMSNALGIYAQIQPHRHILLSNNWQVVLLDSHVFGKPGGKLSKSQLAWLAETLKNNAERYTLVVLHHNILPTNSAWLDQHSLSNPEQLADVLSDFPNVKAILHGHIHQEVDKKWMDYRVLATPSTCIQFKPNCDKFTLDIKSPGWRELNLMPNGVIKTVVKRLEDACFLPNFSATGY; translated from the coding sequence ATGAAAGGTGCTTACGAATTGCCAAGTGCTTCACCAATTGTACGTATATTACAAATTACAGACCCTCATTTGTTTGCAACACCTGATGGACAATTGCTTGGGGTACCTACCGTAAAAAGTTTCCAAGCGGTATTGGATGCTATTCAAAAAGAAGCATTTGATTATGAAATAATTTTGGCAACTGGCGATTTAGTTCAAGATCACAATAGAGAAGCTTATCATCGATTTGGTCAAATGGTTAAACAATTAAAGAAGCCATTATTCTGGATTGAAGGTAACCATGATTTACAACCTCAAATGAGTAATGCATTGGGGATTTATGCTCAGATTCAACCGCATAGACATATTCTTTTATCGAATAATTGGCAAGTTGTTTTATTGGATAGCCATGTTTTTGGTAAACCCGGTGGTAAGTTGAGTAAATCTCAATTAGCTTGGTTAGCGGAAACATTAAAAAACAATGCTGAGCGTTATACCTTAGTTGTATTACATCACAATATTTTGCCAACAAATTCTGCTTGGCTTGATCAGCATAGTTTGTCCAATCCAGAGCAACTCGCAGATGTTTTATCTGATTTTCCAAATGTGAAGGCTATTTTACATGGGCATATCCATCAAGAAGTGGATAAAAAATGGATGGATTATCGTGTTTTAGCTACCCCTTCAACTTGTATTCAATTTAAGCCTAACTGCGATAAGTTTACTTTAGACATAAAATCTCCTGGTTGGCGTGAATTAAACTTGATGCCTAATGGAGTAATCAAAACTGTGGTGAAAAGATTAGAGGATGCTTGTTTTTTACCTAATTTTAGTGCGACAGGCTATTGA
- the mutL gene encoding DNA mismatch repair endonuclease MutL: protein MTTSNAISAKVKSLIHILPPQLTNQIAAGEVVERPSSVVKELVENSLDAGATQIQIDIEKGGSQLIRIRDNGCGIGKQDLSLALARHATSKIASLEDLESILSLGFRGEALASISSVSRLTLTSRPEYQSEAWQAYAQGRDMEVEINPASHPVGTTIEVANLFFNTPARRKFLRTDKTEFMHIDEIVRRIALAKPNVTFTLTHNDKKVRHYKAVDNQNIEQQQKRVAAICGDEFIQHSVHLDWQHDDLHLYGWVGSPTLLRTQNDLNYSYVNGRMMRDKTINHAIRQAYGEYLTKDHYPAFVLFLDIEPSQVDVNVHPAKHEVRFHQGRLVHDFIYQGVLNALENNLPESLSGRVAESTPNYVRDTNYAASGKNIFAPSYDGTNVDNHSVRFSDYAKSNYTKDRYSGSNRPSINAKEQKLYGELLSKPVDLAESKAELSQDRVVTSPKFNDIPISPQYLQALAIVENRALLMKQTDDFYLISLEKLARLHIQLQLRQAEKRGLLIPLNLTLDMEQKSQWDELKESFVQIGFEIQEKLWQGKLRLTIQQVPVCLREQNLQHLILSALDQQAVSLVEFFAKQLVLPTAWSLTEVVGILSYIEQHAEGKIELDKSRMKIDLSQYINQLD from the coding sequence ATGACGACTTCTAACGCAATATCAGCAAAAGTAAAATCGCTTATTCATATTCTTCCACCCCAACTGACTAACCAAATAGCAGCCGGTGAGGTCGTTGAGCGTCCATCTTCTGTTGTGAAAGAGCTGGTAGAAAATAGCCTAGATGCGGGAGCAACGCAGATTCAAATTGATATTGAAAAAGGTGGTTCTCAGCTCATTCGGATAAGAGATAATGGGTGTGGTATTGGCAAACAAGATCTCTCCTTGGCACTTGCTCGCCATGCAACGAGTAAAATTGCTAGCTTAGAGGATCTCGAATCCATTCTCAGTTTAGGTTTTAGAGGCGAAGCTTTAGCCAGTATTAGTTCGGTTTCTCGTTTAACTTTAACGTCCAGACCTGAATATCAATCGGAAGCATGGCAAGCCTATGCTCAAGGTAGAGATATGGAAGTTGAAATTAACCCAGCTTCTCATCCAGTAGGCACGACAATTGAAGTCGCTAATCTATTTTTTAATACACCCGCTCGTCGTAAATTTTTGCGTACAGATAAAACAGAATTTATGCATATTGATGAAATTGTGCGACGAATTGCTTTAGCTAAGCCTAATGTGACTTTTACGCTAACTCACAATGATAAAAAAGTACGTCATTATAAGGCGGTAGATAACCAGAATATTGAGCAACAACAAAAGCGAGTTGCGGCAATTTGTGGTGATGAGTTTATTCAACATTCTGTTCATTTGGATTGGCAACACGATGATTTACACCTTTACGGCTGGGTCGGCTCGCCCACATTACTCCGCACTCAAAATGATCTAAATTACAGCTATGTGAATGGTCGAATGATGCGAGATAAAACCATTAATCATGCGATTCGTCAGGCTTATGGTGAATACCTCACAAAAGATCATTACCCTGCCTTTGTGTTATTTTTGGATATTGAACCGAGCCAAGTGGATGTGAATGTGCATCCCGCTAAACATGAAGTGCGTTTTCATCAAGGGCGGTTAGTTCATGACTTTATTTATCAAGGTGTATTAAATGCTCTTGAAAATAATCTACCTGAATCTTTGAGTGGTAGGGTGGCTGAATCTACTCCCAATTATGTACGTGATACAAATTATGCAGCATCAGGCAAAAATATTTTTGCACCATCTTATGATGGCACTAATGTAGATAATCATTCTGTTAGATTTTCTGATTATGCTAAATCGAATTATACAAAGGATCGGTATTCAGGGTCTAACCGTCCTAGTATTAATGCTAAAGAGCAAAAGCTGTATGGAGAATTATTATCGAAGCCAGTAGATCTCGCTGAGAGTAAAGCAGAATTGAGTCAGGATAGAGTCGTAACTTCACCTAAATTTAATGATATTCCCATTTCTCCACAATATCTGCAAGCCTTAGCTATAGTAGAAAATCGTGCATTATTAATGAAACAGACTGATGATTTTTATTTAATCAGTTTAGAAAAATTGGCTCGTTTACACATTCAATTACAGTTAAGACAAGCTGAAAAACGCGGTCTATTGATTCCATTGAATTTAACTTTAGATATGGAACAAAAATCACAATGGGATGAACTCAAAGAATCCTTTGTGCAAATAGGTTTCGAGATTCAAGAAAAACTGTGGCAAGGTAAACTACGTTTGACCATCCAACAAGTACCGGTGTGTTTACGTGAACAAAATTTGCAACACTTGATATTGAGTGCATTAGATCAACAAGCGGTGAGTTTAGTGGAGTTTTTTGCAAAACAATTGGTGTTACCGACCGCTTGGAGCTTAACGGAGGTCGTTGGAATTTTATCTTATATTGAACAACATGCTGAAGGGAAAATTGAATTGGACAAATCGAGAATGAAAATTGATTTATCTCAGTATATAAATCAATTAGATTAA
- the nrdA gene encoding class 1a ribonucleoside-diphosphate reductase subunit alpha → MDKELMVTKRDGRLEPLDLDKIHRVITWAAEGLQNVSVSQVELRSHIQFYEGIRTSDIHETIIKAAADLISSDTPDYQYLAARLAMFHLRKKAYSRFEPPHLYEQVKKMVRMGKYDAALLTDYSREELDEIETFIDHQRDMNFSYAAVKQLEGKYLVQNRVTGEVYESPQFLYILVAACLFSKYPAETRLSYIRRFYDAVSTFKISLPTPIMSGVRTPTRQFSSCVLIECGDSLDSINTTSSAIVKYVSQRAGIGINAGAIRALGSPIRNGEAFHTGCIPFYKLFQSAVKSCSQGGVRGGAATIFYPMWHLEVENLLVLRNNRGVEENRVRHMDYGVQINKTLYQRLIKGLDISLFSPSDVPGLYEAFFADQDKFEALYTQYENDPNIRQRKVKATELFSLLMQERASTGRIYVQNVDHCNTHSPFDPTVAPVRQSNLCLEIALPTSPLNDLNDEQGEIALCTLSAFNLGTLENLDELENLADLVVRALDALLNYQDYPIKAAHNGVLKRRALGIGVINYAYYLAKNGVRYSDGSANNLTHATFEAIQYYLLKASNQLAKEFGPCEAFDETTYSKGILPIDTYKKELDNLVKEPLHYDWETLRQEIKQYGLRNSTLTALMPSETSSQISNATNGIEPPRGFVSVKASKDGILRQVVPEYEKLADQYELLWDIPNNEGYLQLVGIMQKFVDQSISANTNYDPQRFPDGKVPMKRLLSELLLAYKYGVKTLYYHNTRDGADDTQEDLSCESGACKI, encoded by the coding sequence ATGGACAAAGAATTGATGGTGACTAAACGCGATGGACGTTTAGAGCCTTTGGATTTAGACAAAATCCATCGAGTTATTACTTGGGCGGCTGAAGGGCTACAAAATGTATCTGTTTCGCAAGTTGAGCTTAGATCACACATTCAATTCTACGAGGGTATTCGAACCTCTGATATCCATGAAACCATTATTAAAGCAGCCGCTGATTTAATTTCATCAGATACACCAGATTACCAGTATCTTGCTGCTCGTTTGGCTATGTTCCACTTACGCAAAAAGGCGTATTCACGCTTTGAACCGCCTCATTTATATGAGCAAGTAAAAAAAATGGTTCGTATGGGTAAATACGATGCTGCATTACTTACCGATTATTCGCGAGAAGAACTGGATGAAATTGAGACCTTCATTGATCACCAACGTGATATGAATTTTTCTTATGCTGCAGTTAAGCAGTTAGAAGGGAAATATCTAGTTCAAAATCGTGTGACTGGCGAAGTATACGAAAGCCCACAGTTCCTTTACATTTTAGTTGCTGCTTGTTTATTCTCAAAATATCCAGCTGAAACACGTTTAAGTTACATTCGTCGTTTTTATGATGCAGTTTCTACCTTCAAAATTTCATTACCTACACCAATTATGTCTGGGGTAAGAACACCAACTCGTCAATTTAGTTCTTGTGTACTTATTGAATGTGGTGATAGCTTAGATTCAATCAATACAACTTCTTCAGCAATTGTAAAATATGTTTCACAACGTGCAGGAATTGGTATCAATGCAGGTGCAATTCGTGCATTGGGTAGCCCTATTCGCAATGGTGAAGCTTTTCATACAGGTTGTATTCCGTTCTATAAATTATTCCAATCTGCTGTTAAATCTTGTTCACAAGGTGGGGTTCGTGGGGGTGCAGCCACTATCTTCTATCCAATGTGGCATTTAGAAGTAGAAAACTTACTAGTATTAAGAAACAATCGTGGTGTTGAAGAAAACCGTGTACGTCATATGGATTATGGTGTTCAGATCAATAAAACGCTATACCAACGTTTAATTAAAGGCTTAGACATTTCGTTATTTAGCCCTTCTGATGTACCTGGATTATATGAAGCATTTTTTGCTGATCAAGACAAATTTGAAGCCCTTTATACTCAATATGAAAATGATCCAAATATTCGTCAACGTAAAGTTAAAGCGACTGAATTATTTTCATTATTAATGCAAGAACGTGCTTCAACTGGACGTATTTATGTGCAGAATGTCGATCACTGTAATACACATTCACCATTTGATCCTACAGTAGCACCTGTACGCCAATCGAACTTATGTTTAGAAATTGCACTTCCAACAAGTCCTCTAAATGATTTAAATGATGAACAAGGGGAAATTGCCCTTTGTACACTCTCGGCATTTAATTTAGGTACATTAGAAAATTTAGATGAGCTGGAAAATTTAGCCGATTTAGTGGTTCGTGCGCTCGATGCATTACTTAACTATCAAGACTACCCGATTAAAGCTGCTCATAATGGTGTACTAAAACGTAGAGCATTAGGTATTGGCGTGATTAACTATGCTTACTATTTAGCTAAAAATGGCGTGCGTTACTCTGATGGTAGTGCAAATAATTTAACTCATGCAACTTTCGAGGCCATCCAATATTATTTATTAAAAGCCTCAAACCAATTAGCAAAAGAATTTGGACCTTGTGAAGCTTTTGATGAAACCACGTATTCAAAAGGGATTTTACCGATTGATACGTACAAAAAAGAGTTAGATAACCTTGTTAAAGAACCACTTCATTATGATTGGGAAACACTACGCCAAGAGATTAAACAATATGGTTTAAGAAACTCTACGCTTACAGCATTAATGCCATCAGAAACCTCTTCACAAATTTCTAATGCGACCAATGGTATTGAACCACCAAGAGGATTCGTCAGTGTGAAAGCATCAAAAGATGGTATCCTCAGACAAGTTGTTCCTGAATATGAGAAACTTGCTGACCAATATGAATTGTTATGGGATATTCCAAACAATGAAGGATACTTACAATTAGTTGGTATTATGCAAAAATTTGTGGATCAATCTATTTCTGCAAATACTAACTACGATCCTCAACGTTTCCCTGATGGTAAAGTACCAATGAAACGCCTATTATCAGAGTTATTATTAGCCTATAAATATGGTGTAAAAACACTTTATTATCATAATACTCGAGATGGTGCTGACGATACTCAAGAAGACTTAAGCTGTGAGAGCGGTGCTTGTAAGATATAA
- the nrdB gene encoding class Ia ribonucleoside-diphosphate reductase subunit beta yields the protein MAYTTFSQTKNDQLQEPMFFGQNVNVARYDQQKYEMFEKLIEKQLSFFWRPEEIDISQDRIDYQNLPEHEKHIFISNLKYQTLLDSIQGRSPNMSLLPIVSLPELETWIETWTFSETIHSRSYTHIIRNIVNDPSVVFDDIVTNEEIIKRAKDISAYYDDLIRDTQLYTLYGEGTYTVDGKECVVTSRSLKKQLYLCLMSVNVLEAIRFYVSFACSFAFAERKLMEGNAKIIKLIARDEALHLTGTQYILNLMAYGHDDPEMNEIAKECQQEAYDIFVAAAEQEKAWAEYLFKDGSMIGLNKDILAQYIEYITNNRMQAIGLPLAFAARSNPIPWINAWLTSDNVQVAPQEVEISSYLVGQIDSKIDLDDFNDFTL from the coding sequence ATGGCTTACACAACATTTTCACAAACAAAGAACGATCAGTTACAAGAACCTATGTTTTTTGGGCAAAATGTAAATGTTGCCCGTTACGATCAACAAAAATACGAAATGTTCGAAAAGTTGATCGAAAAACAACTTTCATTTTTCTGGCGACCTGAAGAGATTGATATTTCACAGGATAGAATTGATTATCAAAATTTACCTGAGCATGAAAAGCATATTTTCATCAGCAACTTAAAATATCAAACGCTTTTGGACTCAATTCAAGGTCGTAGTCCAAATATGTCGTTGTTGCCTATTGTATCACTACCCGAGTTAGAAACGTGGATTGAAACATGGACATTCTCTGAAACGATTCACTCTCGTTCTTATACGCATATTATTCGTAATATTGTGAATGACCCATCTGTTGTGTTTGATGATATTGTCACGAATGAAGAAATCATTAAGCGCGCTAAAGATATTTCAGCTTACTATGATGATTTAATTCGTGATACACAGCTTTATACACTCTATGGCGAAGGTACTTACACTGTGGATGGTAAAGAATGTGTCGTTACCTCTCGCAGTTTGAAAAAGCAACTTTACCTCTGTTTGATGAGTGTTAATGTATTGGAAGCGATTAGATTCTATGTGAGTTTTGCGTGTTCCTTTGCCTTTGCGGAACGTAAGTTGATGGAAGGTAATGCTAAAATCATTAAACTGATTGCAAGAGATGAAGCGCTTCATTTAACAGGCACGCAATATATTTTAAATCTAATGGCGTATGGTCATGATGATCCAGAAATGAATGAAATTGCCAAAGAATGCCAACAAGAAGCCTACGATATATTTGTTGCTGCAGCTGAACAGGAAAAAGCTTGGGCAGAATATTTATTTAAAGATGGTTCAATGATTGGTTTAAATAAAGATATTTTGGCCCAATATATCGAATATATTACAAATAACCGTATGCAAGCGATAGGATTACCACTAGCTTTTGCAGCAAGATCAAATCCTATTCCTTGGATTAATGCATGGCTAACATCAGACAATGTGCAAGTCGCACCACAAGAAGTTGAAATAAGTTCATACTTAGTGGGCCAAATTGACTCAAAAATAGACTTAGATGACTTTAATGATTTTACTCTATAA
- a CDS encoding protein kinase family protein: MSKDVISLNEYAHKLLIEHKDERVFQFDFHGKLFWLKQPEHLHGIFRLLKPYPKKSFLKEIKKLQCFSSKHAPVPRLVLFDNDFLILEDGGKTVSDLLSENANNLAFKKELLLDSVKALNDLHKANLIHGRPAIRDMTWNNHKVLFIDFEVSSRKQDLQWQKIRDMAIFFHGLCRKDFISDDEIQYAMEQYENICDPQLWQAFIQLVTKYKFVYSLLKPIKSILGTDLMAVYRLLHIILKKNKSEGKIVQSYSIKD, translated from the coding sequence ATGAGCAAAGATGTAATCTCATTGAATGAGTATGCTCATAAACTATTAATTGAGCATAAAGACGAACGGGTTTTTCAATTTGATTTTCATGGAAAACTGTTTTGGCTAAAACAACCCGAACATTTACATGGTATATTCAGACTATTAAAACCCTACCCTAAAAAATCATTTTTAAAAGAAATTAAAAAACTCCAATGTTTTTCTAGTAAACATGCCCCAGTTCCTCGATTAGTTTTGTTTGATAATGATTTTTTAATATTAGAAGATGGTGGAAAAACAGTAAGTGATTTACTTTCAGAAAATGCTAACAATTTGGCATTTAAAAAAGAATTATTACTAGACAGCGTAAAAGCCTTAAATGATCTGCATAAAGCCAATTTAATTCATGGCAGACCCGCTATTAGAGATATGACTTGGAATAACCATAAAGTCCTTTTTATTGATTTTGAAGTCAGTTCACGAAAACAAGATCTTCAATGGCAAAAAATCAGGGATATGGCAATCTTCTTTCATGGACTTTGCCGTAAAGATTTTATTTCCGATGATGAAATCCAGTATGCGATGGAACAATATGAAAATATATGTGATCCACAATTATGGCAGGCTTTTATTCAGCTAGTCACTAAATATAAATTTGTTTATTCGCTACTTAAGCCAATTAAATCAATACTTGGAACAGATCTGATGGCAGTTTATCGCTTACTACACATTATCTTAAAAAAAAATAAGTCTGAGGGTAAAATTGTTCAATCTTATAGTATCAAGGATTGA